The genome window GGTGTCGCAGGAGCGCCACCCTCCTGCCCCGCACGGACAAACCCTGCGGGCCTGACCGTGGCACACTTGGGCCGGCTAACTCCTCTCCCCTTGAGGGAGAGGTTGGGTGAGGGGTTTGAGGGATTCAGTCCTTGCCGTTCAGGCTTCCTTGGCAGGGAGCAAGCCGAGAAAGGAAAGGACTGTGTTGTTTCGCCCCCTCTCCTCAATCCTCCCCCTCGTTGGGGGGAAGAAGCAGCTTGCCATTGGAGTGTCGAACGCAAATCCGCCTTGCTTACTCAGCGTCTTCCACCGGATTGAGCGCTTCCGGATTCAGGTACACGGCCAGGCGCGTGATGCGCTGGCGAGCCATGTTCTCGACCTTGAGCGTTCCGATCGGCAGCTCGACGGTGTCGCCGAGGTGCGGCACGTGACCGAGCCCTTTGACGATGAGCGCCGCCAGCGTGTCGGTCGTCACGTCCTCTCCGTTCAAGTCGAACTTCAAGAACGCGATCAGTTCGTCGTAGCGCACCTCTGCCCGGGCGGTGACGCGCGACTCGCTGGTCCTCTCGATCGCTGGCCGCTCGCTCTCGAGCCGATCCTCCAGGTCTCCGAATATCTCCTCGACGACGTCCTCCAGCGTTACGAGGCCGCTCGTGCCGCCGTACTCGTCGCGGATGATGACGATCTGCGTCTTGATGTCTCGCATCAGGTCGATCATGCGGTCGAGGGTAAGGGTCTCGGGGACGAACTCGGGCTCGCGCATGATCCTGTCGATCTTGAAGTCGTCGTCGTCCCAGTGCGCGAGGATGTCCTGGACGTACACGACGCCGACAAGCTCGTCGATGTCCCCGACGCAGACCGGTATCCGGCTGTGCGGTATCGCCGCGATCTTGGCGGGCAATTCGTCCCTTGGCGTGTCTAGTTCCAACCACTTGATGTCCAGCCGATGAATCATCACGTCGTTGGCGTCAAGGGTGTCGAATCTCAGGGTTTTCGTGAGGAGTGACGCCTGCGCCTCGTCGAACTCGCCCTCGCTCTGGCTCGTCTGCACCATCACGGCGAACTCTTCGCGAGAGATGCCCTCTGTCTGCCGCGCGTCCATATCGACGCGAAACGGCTTTAGCATCAGCACCGTCGTCGTGCGGAACAGCCAAGTGACCGGCTTGAGCACGGGGATGATCAAGCGAAGCGGGTTGACCAGCAGCATCGCCACGCGCTCGGAGTATCGCAGCGTGACGTACTTCGGAAGCAGTTCGCCGATCACGACCATCGGGTAGGTGACGGCGATGATCGCCAGCGTGCTTGCGACCTGGCTCGGCAGCGTAGAAACGAGCCCGAGGATCACCTGGGAGAGAAACGGCTCGGTCAGCGCGCCAAGCGCAATGCCGAACATCGTGATGCCGATCTGGATGCCAGCGATGTACGTAGCGCGATCGTCGAGCATTACCAGAACGCGCCTTGCCGACCGATTGCCCCTCTTGGCCAGCGCGGTGATTTTGCTTCGCCTTGCCCCCACGAGGCCGTATTCGGCTGCAACGAAAAACGCGTTGCCCAGAAGTAGCAGCAGGCTGAAAAGTAGCGTTAAGCTACTGTCACTTTCCATTCGACGAACTGCTATTGTATCAAATAATAGGTCGGTCGGGTCGAATTAGCTTGTAAAGAAACACATCAGGCCCGTAAAAGTGCGAGGCGCCGAGGAACTCGAGGCCCACCTACATCGGCTCTATTTCACCAGGCAGGGATTATACTGACCGGATGTTGTCGCATGGCGTCTACCCCGCCGCCGTCACTCCGATGGACGACCAGGGGCAGGTCGACGAGGCATCGGTAGCGAGGTTGCTCGCGTACTTCGAGGCGGCGGGCTGCCGAGGGGTCGTGCTGGCCGGGACGAACGGCGAGGGGCCGTCGCTGAGCGCGTATGAAAAGCGCGACCTGCTGCGCACGGCAGAAAGGTGCAAAGGGCGTCTCGATCTGATCCTTGGGATCGCTACGCCTAGTCTTGACGAGGCCAAA of Armatimonadota bacterium contains these proteins:
- a CDS encoding HlyC/CorC family transporter, which produces MESDSSLTLLFSLLLLLGNAFFVAAEYGLVGARRSKITALAKRGNRSARRVLVMLDDRATYIAGIQIGITMFGIALGALTEPFLSQVILGLVSTLPSQVASTLAIIAVTYPMVVIGELLPKYVTLRYSERVAMLLVNPLRLIIPVLKPVTWLFRTTTVLMLKPFRVDMDARQTEGISREEFAVMVQTSQSEGEFDEAQASLLTKTLRFDTLDANDVMIHRLDIKWLELDTPRDELPAKIAAIPHSRIPVCVGDIDELVGVVYVQDILAHWDDDDFKIDRIMREPEFVPETLTLDRMIDLMRDIKTQIVIIRDEYGGTSGLVTLEDVVEEIFGDLEDRLESERPAIERTSESRVTARAEVRYDELIAFLKFDLNGEDVTTDTLAALIVKGLGHVPHLGDTVELPIGTLKVENMARQRITRLAVYLNPEALNPVEDAE